ATATTATAAGAGCCCTTTCTTTGAGGCCTAAGCTGCTTCTTTGCGATGAGCCAACAGGTAACTTAGACTCTTCAAATTCATCTCTGGTCACAAATCTGCTGAAAGATTTGGCCAAGGATTTTGGTTCGACGCTTATTGTTGTAACTCACGATGATAATGTATCACAGGAGTTTGAGAGTATTATTCATATGCAAGATGGGTTAACGCTTAGTGCTGTTTAAATAAATCCTATTATATTGTGTCATATCTTGTGCACAGAATCGTAAATGCTTTGAATTTATCTTTGTAAGTTTGTATGATTATTGATAATTTTCTATACTAGAGTTTTTTAATCCAGTTGTAATTGGAGAATGGATGTCTCATTTGAGCTTTGACTCAGAGAAACTTATCAGAAATTCAAAATTGATAAAAAGTTTCCTGGTTTTTATAATATTCGCATTCACGATGAATGCATTTGCAATCGATGATATTGGAAAGAAATATAATCTTTTTAAGATTGATGAAATTCGCATCGAAGGTTCTAAGAAGGTTGAAAAAGAAGCCATCCTAGAGAAAATTTCGTCCAAAAAAGGTATTGTTCTAGATAATTATCTACTTCGAAAAGATATTCAAAAAATTTATGGATTAAAGTACTTTGAGTGGGTTGAGTCTCATCATAGAGTAGAAAAAGGTAAGAATATTCTTATCTTTAAAGTCAAAGAAAAACCTATTGTAACGAAAATTGTTTTCGAAGGAAATGATGAGGTTGATGAAGACGACTTAACCAGTCAGCTAAAGACCAAAGAGTTTTCTATTCTTGATGTAAATACAATTAAACTCGACCTTGTAGCACTTCAGAAGTTTTATGAAGAAAAAGGATTCTATCTAGCCTCTGTAGATTATGAGTTAAGAGATGCGGGAACTGAAAACTTAGAGCTAGTCTACAAAATTCGCGAGTATGAGAAAGTACTAGTAAAACAGATATCATTCTTTGGTAATAAGGCCTTCTCGGATGCAGAGATAAAAGGAATTATGGAAACTCGTGAGGAGAGTCTTTTCTCTTTCATGTCAGGTTCTGGAAACTTTAAAGAATTTAACTTCAATATTGATATTGAACGAATCAAAGATTTCTATAAAACCAAAGGTTATCTTCTAGTTAATGTAGGTACTCCAGAGATTACCGTTTCAGAAGATAGAAAATGGGTTTTTATCTCAATTAAGGTTACTGAAGGTCCTCTGTTTACTGTTAGAGATATTACTTTTCAAGGTGAAGTTCTTTTTGAAGATTCGGAGCTGCATTCAAAGCTTGGCCTTAAGTCCAATGAGACATACTCAGAAGCTCTTCTGAGAAAAGATGTGCAGCTTTTGACAGAGATGTATCAGGATAAAGGTTATGCTTTTGCCAACGTTCTAAGAACACTGCATCCTGTTCCGGGTGAAGATAAGGTTGATGTTGAATTCTCTTTTGAGAAAGGTAAAATCGCTTACTTTGGAAAAATTGTAGTAAAAGGAAACTCTAAAACCAGAGATAAAGTTGTTCGTAGAGAGCTTAAAATAAATGAAGGAACAATGTTCTCTGGAACAAAGCTTAGAGAATCAAAAGAAAATGTAAATAGACTTGGTTTCTTTGAGCCTGGAAGTGTTGTCTTTAATACGGTCTCACCTCAAGGAAAAGATGATGTTCTAGATGTTGAGATTCAGGTTAAAGAGAGAAATACTGGGCAGATCTCTCTAGGGGCAGGTTACTCTACTGCTACGGGAGCATTTTTACAGGCATCTATTGCGCAAAATAACTTTAGAGGGTTGGGGCAGAATTTATCCTTCTCTCTAAATATCGCTGATAATAATAGAACTTTTAATATTGGTTTTACCGAGCCTTACCTATTTGATAGTAAGTGGACCGCTGGAGGGGATATCTTTGTAACGAGAGACTCTCAATCAATATCTTATGATTATAAAAGAGAAGGTTTTGATATTAGGGTAGGATATCCAATATTTGAATATACTCGTTTATTTATGACCTATAAGTTCGAAGATACTCAGCTTGAGGAAGTTAAGGATCCTACAGTAAATCCTGAAGTTGAAAATGGTATAGCTTCAACTATCAAAGGTTCAATCTTAAGAGATAAAAGAGATAATAGAATGGAGCCAACGAAAGGTTACTACCTTTCAGTTTCTTCTGAATTTGCTGGTCTTGGTGGAGATAAAGAATGGCTTAGAAATGAGTTTGATGGAAGGTTCTTTCATCGTGTCGTAGGTGACCTTGTCTTTAGATCTAGATTATTTGCTGGAAAAATTGAAAAAGACGGAAGAGAGATCCCAAGAACTGAGCTATATACACTTGGTGGTTCTAGAAACCTAAGAGGGTACTCTTATGAAGAGATTGGGCCAAAGAGAACTGTTGATGCTGTAATTGGTGGGACAACACAAAAAATTACATTTAACGCAGGTGCTCCGATGTCTGTTTATACCCAACTTGAGTTTGAACATCCACTTGCTCGTGAAGCTGGATTAAAGTGGGTTGTCTTCTTTGATGCTGGTGACGCGGCAGCT
The window above is part of the Halobacteriovorax sp. HLS genome. Proteins encoded here:
- the bamA gene encoding outer membrane protein assembly factor BamA; its protein translation is MSHLSFDSEKLIRNSKLIKSFLVFIIFAFTMNAFAIDDIGKKYNLFKIDEIRIEGSKKVEKEAILEKISSKKGIVLDNYLLRKDIQKIYGLKYFEWVESHHRVEKGKNILIFKVKEKPIVTKIVFEGNDEVDEDDLTSQLKTKEFSILDVNTIKLDLVALQKFYEEKGFYLASVDYELRDAGTENLELVYKIREYEKVLVKQISFFGNKAFSDAEIKGIMETREESLFSFMSGSGNFKEFNFNIDIERIKDFYKTKGYLLVNVGTPEITVSEDRKWVFISIKVTEGPLFTVRDITFQGEVLFEDSELHSKLGLKSNETYSEALLRKDVQLLTEMYQDKGYAFANVLRTLHPVPGEDKVDVEFSFEKGKIAYFGKIVVKGNSKTRDKVVRRELKINEGTMFSGTKLRESKENVNRLGFFEPGSVVFNTVSPQGKDDVLDVEIQVKERNTGQISLGAGYSTATGAFLQASIAQNNFRGLGQNLSFSLNIADNNRTFNIGFTEPYLFDSKWTAGGDIFVTRDSQSISYDYKREGFDIRVGYPIFEYTRLFMTYKFEDTQLEEVKDPTVNPEVENGIASTIKGSILRDKRDNRMEPTKGYYLSVSSEFAGLGGDKEWLRNEFDGRFFHRVVGDLVFRSRLFAGKIEKDGREIPRTELYTLGGSRNLRGYSYEEIGPKRTVDAVIGGTTQKITFNAGAPMSVYTQLEFEHPLAREAGLKWVVFFDAGDAAAPGDFDLKMDYGFGFRWFSPIGVLRFEFGYPIGKDEDSGSQFHFDIGQLF